The Diospyros lotus cultivar Yz01 chromosome 15, ASM1463336v1, whole genome shotgun sequence genome has a window encoding:
- the LOC127792296 gene encoding uncharacterized protein LOC127792296: MGQASLLSKPKDGEKLVVYLGVSEHALSAALVREEEWMQYPVYYVSKRLVDVKTRYILMEKLAYCLVTTSRKLRPYFQAHQIDVLTNKRCKDGGIPAQSARTSGPSPKIRGTQIPRSQNSHADALARLATARDTKFLGAILVEFLAAPSTEQSAETMEIGAPQGSWMSPILEDLRGKKLPIDKLEARRLRARAIRYCIHDEVLYKRGFTAPLLRCIEGPDCRIVLEEIHAGHCGNHAGALSLAQKALRQGFYWPTMKHDAIELVKRCEKCQQFAKVPRAPPAYL; encoded by the exons ATGGGGCAAGCGTCGCTACTTTCAAAACCTAAGGATGGGGAAAAATTGGTCGTCTATCTGGGAGTGTCAGAGCACGCTCTTAGCGCAGCATTAGTTCGGGAGGAAGAATGGATGCAATACCCCGTCTACTACGTCAGCAAGAGGTTGGTGGATGTGAAAACAAGGTACATACTGATGGAGAAGCTCGCATACTGCCTAGTCACAACATCGAGGAAGTTGCGTCCCTATTTCCAAGCCCATCAGATCGACGTTCTGACCAA CAAAAGGTGCAAAGATGGTGGCATACCTGCTCAAAGCGCGCGAACTTCTGGCCCTTCTCCCAAGATTCGAGGTACGCAGATTCCCCGTTCTCAAAATTCTCATGCGGACGCACTAGCTCGACTAGCAACTGCGCGAGATACAAAGTTCCTGGGGGCTATACTGGTGGAATTTCTAGCTGCCCCTAGCACGGAACAATCGGCTGAGACGATGGAGATTGGCGCGCCCCAGGGTTCATGGATGAGTCCTATTCTGGAAGATCTACGGGGCAAAAAGCTGCCAATAGACAAACTCGAAGCGCGCAGACTGCGAGCTCGAGCTATCCGCTACTGTATCCACGATGAGGTGTTGTATAAGCGAGGATTCACAGCTCCACTGTTAAGGTGTATCGAGGGCCCCGATTGTCGGATCGTGTTGGAGGAAATACATGCTGGACATTGCGGTAACCACGCTGGGGCTCTGTCACTAGCCCAGAAAGCACTTCGGCAGGGATTCTATTGGCCCACGATGAAACATGATGCGATAGAGCTGGTAAAGAGATGTGAAAAGTGCCAACAGTTTGCTAAAGTCCCGCGAGCTCCTCCGGCCTATCTCTAA